Within the Pseudarthrobacter sp. W1I19 genome, the region CGTTGCCCGCTGAAGGGCCGGAGGAAGAAGGTCCAGATTTTCGCGCCGTCCTTGAGGAAGAAAAACAGGATGACCACCATCAGGCTGGCCCCGGCAATGAATTCGGTGACCACCGACAGGCCGGTGATGGCGCCGGACCGGACCTGGCTGCTGGTGGCGAACTGCACTATCCCTTCGCGCGCCTGGTCCAGCTGTTCCTGCTCGATGGGAACCGGACCGGTCAGCAGGAACTGTTCCAGCTCATCCAGTCCAGAGGAAGCCTGAGCCGCCAGCTCGCCCCACTGGTTGCGGACCGAAAAATAGATCACGGTGGAAATGCCTGCGAGCACGGCCAGCAATGCCACGAAAGCGAGGCCTGTGGCCACTCCGCCGGGGATGCCGCGGCGGCGGAGCATGTTGACGAACGGCCCGATCGCCGCGGCCAGGATCAGTGCGATCAGGACCGGGATGACCAGGAGTTTGATCTGCATCAGCGCGTAGACGGACACCACCGCCACCGTCAGGATCAGCAGGACCTGGGCTGCCCGGGTGCCCACCCTGCCCAGCCCGTCAGTCCAGAGTGCGCTGGGCTGTTTGGCCGGGCGTTTCTTTGGAGCCGCGGCCGCTTCGTGCCCGTTTGGATGTGGCGCCGATAGCGGCTGCGGGGTATCGGTGCCCGGCACCTGTTCGGTCAGGCGTGCTCGCGCCATAGGGAACTCCTCATTCGTTGGCGGGTACCCTGGTGCGCGTGTTAGAGCACGCCAGGAAGACAACCTTCGTCAGATAGTAAGCCTACTGACCGATTAGGGCCGGGTGAAACCCCGGGCCGCTTGACTTCCCCCGGTAATGCGAGTTTTTGTCCACGTATGCAGGCTTCACCTGCCGATAAGCCTGCATATAAGAACAAAAACTCGAAAGGGGAGGGGCTACGCCGCCAGCCACTCCGCGCAGGAGTTGAGGTTTCGGTTTACGGTGGCCACGGCCCCTTCCTCATCGCCCTGCTCTATGGCCTCGAGCAGGAGATCATGCCCCTCGTGCTGGAGCCCGTCGAATCCAGGCCGGAGGAGCTGCTTGAGCATGTCCTCATGGACCACGGCGCCGAAGCTGATGTAGAGCTCATGCAGCAGGGGGTTGCCGGACGCCTGGGCCACCCGCTCATGGAAGCCCCAGTCGGCCCGTGCCCAGGCTGCATAGTCTTCGCTGGCCCAGGCGTGGGCCCGGCCGGTGAGGAGGGCGCGCAGGGCCGCGACGTCGTCGGACGTGGCGTGGCGCGCCGCGAGCCGGGCCGCCTGGGTGTCCAGCCCGAGGCGGACTTCCAGGATGTGCGCCTCCGTGTGGTCCTGGTACATGCGGCGGGCGGCGCCGGAGATCTCGCTGGTGGCGCGGACGTAGGTGCCGTCTCCGCGGCGGACTTCCAGCATGCCGCTGTGCGCCAGTGCCTTGATGGCCTCGCGGAGGGTGCCCCGCGAGACACCCAGATCAGTCATCAGTCCGGTCTCGGAGGGGATGCGCTGGTGGAGGGGCCAGTCACCGGACTGGATCATGGCGCGAAGCTTTGCCGTGACTTCCTCGGCAAGCGGCGGACGGTGGGAGGTACTGAGCGCCATGGCGTCCTATTTCCTCCCGGCCGCGGGAGATTCGGCCGCTGGAGATTCGGCCGCAGGAGATCCGGCTGTGCGGACGGCAACGGTGCCAGTTGCGCCGCGGGTCATGGCGCTGCCCGTGATCAGGTGCGCCACCACAATCTGGACCAGTGCCAGGGCCAGCAGCAGGGAAAGGGGCAGGATCCAGCCGCCAGTGGCGCTGTGCAGCAGGCCCATGCCGAAAGGACCGGCGGTGGCGAGCAGGTATCCGCTGGACTGGGCAAGGGTGGACAGTGCTGTGGTTTCGGCCGTGCTGGCTCCGCTCCGGCTGATCATCACCATCACCAGCGGGAAGATGCCCAGGCCGAACCCCAGCAGGACGGCGGGAACAACGGCCAGCGCCACCGGCAGGACCAGGAGCAGGGCGAGCCCCGCGGCCATGGTGATGCTGACCAGGTAAAACGCCGGGCGCAGCATCCGGGGGCGGGAACCAATGGCGATGAGCAGCATGCCCGCAGGAACGGACACCAGCTGCATCAGCCCGAACATCAGCCCGCTGTCCGAGGCGTTCATGCCCATGGTGGTGAGCATGTACGGGAACCAGCTCAGCAAGGCATAGGCCAGCAGGGCCTGGAGCGTGAAAATTGCGGTCAGGAGCAGCCCTTTCCGGGTCCGCAGCAGCGGCCAGGGGGACACATGCCGGGCCGCGGACCGGGTGCTGTTGCGGTGTGCGTGCAGGGCCACGGGGAGGAAGCCGAGGAAAGCGGCGACGGCGGTGATTCCAATGGCGCCGACGGCCGCGGACGGCGATCCGAGGGCCTGTGCCAGCGGAACCACGGCGACAGCCGTGACAGTGGCTCCGGTGGTCATGGTCACCGTATATACGGCAGTCATGAGCGAGGTCTTGTGCGCGAAGTGCTCACGGATGAAGGACGGCATGGCCACGTTGCACACTGCCAGCCCGGACATTCCCACCACGCTGCCCAGCACCAGCATTCCGGTGGCGGGGATGCCGCGGAGCAGGAGCCCGCCGGCCAGCATGGAGAGTGACAGCAGGATGGCCTTCTCCACGCCCAGTTTGCCCGTCAGCCAGGAGGTGGCGGCGCCGGCCAGGGCGAAGCAGAGTGTGGGGATGGAGGGGATGATGGCAGCCACGAGGGGTCCGTAACCCAGTACGGTCTGCAGGTCGTGCAGAAGCGCGGATGCCCCGGTGATGCCCGCCCGCAGGTTGAGTCCGATGAGAACCAGAGCTATCACGCCGAACACGACGGCGGAGCGCGGCTTGGTTGCCTCGCCTACCGAAGTGCCTGCAACAGCAGGCGCGGCGGCCCGCACCTGCGCCGAAGCAGTGGCAGGCGCCGAAGCATGTGCGGTGTAAGGGGCTGCAGGGGAAGGGGGAGTGGCGGCCATCTTTCTAGGCTAAAGGTTAGACGTTTGATGTTTCCAGTTTTGTGGTCAAGCTCTCCCGCCCCTGCCTGCGGGGGCAATAGACTGCCAGCGGGGGCTGGGGCGCCAATCCGTCCAGGCCATGCGTGAGGAATGCGGAGGGACGGCTGTGATGGCTTCCGAGGGAATTGAGATCGAGAAGAAGTACGACGTCGGTGATGACGCCACAGTGCCCGCGCTGGAAGAACTGCCGGGCGTGGCCAGCGTTGGGACGCCCCATACTGCCGTCCTGGAAGCCGTCTACTTCGATACGGACAAGCACACGCTCGCCTCCCGCCGCATCACCCTGCGCCGCCGCACCGGCGGGACCGACGCCGGCTGGCACCTGAAGCTGCCGCCGGAAGCAACCACTGGAACAGAGCCCCAGCACCGCCGCGAGGTGCACGCACCGCTGGGCCAGCCCGGCGTCGTGCCTGACAGCCTGCTGGCGCATGTCCAGGCTCACCTCCGGGGAGCCGACGTGAGGCCAGCAGTCCGGCTTCAGACCCGGCGTACCACCCACGCGCTGTACGCCGGGGACGGGACGCACCTGGCGGACCTGGCAGATGACAGGGTGGAGGCAACCCGCCTGCGCCCCGGAGACGCGGAAGAACAGCCGCAGAGCTGGCGCGAGTGGGAACTCGAACTGGTTCACGGCGGGCCGGAGCTGTTCGAGCCCGCCGAGCCGCTGCTCCTGGCTGCGGGAGCCAGGCCGGCCGGCCACGCATCCAAGCTGGCCCGGGCCCTCGGGGGCGCGTCAAAGGCGGCCACGGCCCTGGAAGGCCAGGCAGCCCCGACGGAACTCCAGGCCGGAAAGAAGGCGCCGGCCGCCGCCGTCGTCACCGTCTACGTGACCGGGCAACTGCGCCGGCTCCTCGCCGAGGACGCCGCGGTGAGGCTGGAGGAACCCGAGGGCATCCACAACATGAGGTCCGCCATCCGCCGGCTCCGGTCGGTGCTGGCCGCGTACAAGAAGCTGTACCGGGCCACGCCCGTCCGGCGCTTGCGGGATGAGCTGGACTGGCTGGGCCAGCTGCTGGGCGATCCGCGGGACGCCGAGGTGGTTCTGGCAGGGCTGCGCAGCCAACTGGCCGGGCTTCCGCCGGGGGACGCCACGGACGCGGTCCGCGAGCAGGTGGAGCGCAAGGCCGGAGCGGCATTCGACGCCGGTTACCGCAAGGTACACAAGGCCCTGGAGTCCGAGCGGTATTTTCGGCTGCTGGACAACCTTGAAGACTTCCGTGATAACCCGCCGGTCAGGGCGGACGAGGTGGCGGCAGGTCGACGGCTCGCCGTGAAAGCCGTGGACAAGTCCGTGCGCAGGCTGCGGCGCTCGCAGAAGGCCGCCCGCCAGGCCCGGCGCGGCACGGATTACGAAAACGCGCTCCACCAGGTCCGCAAGGAGGCCAAGCGGCTGCGGCACCTGGCCGAGCTGGCGGCGCTGGTGAAGGGCAAACGCGCCGGGAAAGTGGCCAAGGCCGCCCACAAGCAGCAGAAAATCCTCGGCGGCTTCCACGACGCCGTGGTGGCCCGGAAGCTGCTGCAGGACCTGGAAGCGGGCCCTGCCCTGGCGGAGGCCACGGCCGAGGCGCTGGCGGTGCTCCGGGCGCGCCAGGCCGACGTCATGGACGAGGCCGAGGCCAAGTACCGCAAGGCCCGGAAAAAGTCCCGTGGCCTGCTGCGGCGCGGGGTTCTGTAGTCCCCACCCGCACCCTAGCCTCGCAAGCTCGGCCAGGGAACCCTGCGGGCGTGGGCCCATCCACCCGCTCCCTAGCCTCGCAAGCTCGGCCAGGGAACCCTCCCCGCTGCCTCCCCAATCTCGCAAGCTCTATTGGGGCCCTCGGTAGCGTGGGCCCAGGCGTGGGCCCATCCGTTGGCCGATCGCACCGGGCGGTGCAGCGGCTACTTCCCCTGCCGGGCGGACAGCCGGGCCACCGCGAGGGCGAGCCAGAGCTGCACCCGGTCCGTGGTGACCGCGGGGTCGTAGCCGGTCAGTTCGGTGATCTGCGCCAGCCGGTACCTGACCGTGTTCCGGTGCAGGGTGAGTTCCTCGGCGACGGCGGCCACGGAGCCGTTGTTATTCAGGTAGCTTTCCAGCGTGGTCATCAGCTCGGCACCATGGGTGGCGTCGAAGGTCCGCAGCGGATTCAGGGACTCGTGGGCCATGTCCGCCAGCGGCACGTCCTCACTGGCCAGCAGCAGCGACGTCAGGCTGAGCCGCTCCGGCTCGTTGACCGGCAGTCCGTGGCTGGCCGCGTCCCGCGCCTCAAAGTAGCTCCACCGCAGGCCGTTCGGCTTGGTGTACGCGCCGCCGATGCCGATCGTGGCATGAATCCCCGCCTCCGCCAGGTGGTCGCTCAGCTTCCGCGCCAGCGACGGCGCCGCCCCGCCGTCGTCGTTCA harbors:
- a CDS encoding FadR/GntR family transcriptional regulator encodes the protein MALSTSHRPPLAEEVTAKLRAMIQSGDWPLHQRIPSETGLMTDLGVSRGTLREAIKALAHSGMLEVRRGDGTYVRATSEISGAARRMYQDHTEAHILEVRLGLDTQAARLAARHATSDDVAALRALLTGRAHAWASEDYAAWARADWGFHERVAQASGNPLLHELYISFGAVVHEDMLKQLLRPGFDGLQHEGHDLLLEAIEQGDEEGAVATVNRNLNSCAEWLAA
- a CDS encoding MFS transporter, with amino-acid sequence MAATPPSPAAPYTAHASAPATASAQVRAAAPAVAGTSVGEATKPRSAVVFGVIALVLIGLNLRAGITGASALLHDLQTVLGYGPLVAAIIPSIPTLCFALAGAATSWLTGKLGVEKAILLSLSMLAGGLLLRGIPATGMLVLGSVVGMSGLAVCNVAMPSFIREHFAHKTSLMTAVYTVTMTTGATVTAVAVVPLAQALGSPSAAVGAIGITAVAAFLGFLPVALHAHRNSTRSAARHVSPWPLLRTRKGLLLTAIFTLQALLAYALLSWFPYMLTTMGMNASDSGLMFGLMQLVSVPAGMLLIAIGSRPRMLRPAFYLVSITMAAGLALLLVLPVALAVVPAVLLGFGLGIFPLVMVMISRSGASTAETTALSTLAQSSGYLLATAGPFGMGLLHSATGGWILPLSLLLALALVQIVVAHLITGSAMTRGATGTVAVRTAGSPAAESPAAESPAAGRK
- a CDS encoding CYTH and CHAD domain-containing protein → MASEGIEIEKKYDVGDDATVPALEELPGVASVGTPHTAVLEAVYFDTDKHTLASRRITLRRRTGGTDAGWHLKLPPEATTGTEPQHRREVHAPLGQPGVVPDSLLAHVQAHLRGADVRPAVRLQTRRTTHALYAGDGTHLADLADDRVEATRLRPGDAEEQPQSWREWELELVHGGPELFEPAEPLLLAAGARPAGHASKLARALGGASKAATALEGQAAPTELQAGKKAPAAAVVTVYVTGQLRRLLAEDAAVRLEEPEGIHNMRSAIRRLRSVLAAYKKLYRATPVRRLRDELDWLGQLLGDPRDAEVVLAGLRSQLAGLPPGDATDAVREQVERKAGAAFDAGYRKVHKALESERYFRLLDNLEDFRDNPPVRADEVAAGRRLAVKAVDKSVRRLRRSQKAARQARRGTDYENALHQVRKEAKRLRHLAELAALVKGKRAGKVAKAAHKQQKILGGFHDAVVARKLLQDLEAGPALAEATAEALAVLRARQADVMDEAEAKYRKARKKSRGLLRRGVL
- a CDS encoding AI-2E family transporter, which produces MARARLTEQVPGTDTPQPLSAPHPNGHEAAAAPKKRPAKQPSALWTDGLGRVGTRAAQVLLILTVAVVSVYALMQIKLLVIPVLIALILAAAIGPFVNMLRRRGIPGGVATGLAFVALLAVLAGISTVIYFSVRNQWGELAAQASSGLDELEQFLLTGPVPIEQEQLDQAREGIVQFATSSQVRSGAITGLSVVTEFIAGASLMVVILFFFLKDGAKIWTFFLRPFSGQREAKLRRVGSRTLEVLGGYVRGTAIVALVDTVAIGAALLIMQVPLAFPLAIIVFIGAFIPLVGATVAGILAALVALVANGPVVALIVVAVVVAVNQLEGDLLQPIVMGKSLQLHALVILMALTAGTILAGIVGAVLSVPLTAVAWAIIQVWTAEDPNLEDMNPDLPPPHSQPV